The Inmirania thermothiophila nucleotide sequence GCGCACCCGCGCCCCGGGCCGCTTGGGCACCGGGCGCGACTCGCCCGTGAGGAGCGACTCCTCGGCGCTGCCCTCGCCCTCCACCACGAGGCCGTCGACGGGGATGCGCTCGCCGGGCCGCACGCGCACCAGGTCCCCGGGGCGCAGGGCCCGCACCGGGGTCATGCGTTCGCTGCCGTCGGCCTCGAGGCGCCGCGCCGCCTGCGGCTGCAGCTCGAGCAGGCGCCGCCCCGCGGCCACCGCGTCGCGTCGGGCCAGCGACTCCAGGAAGCGGCCCACGAGGAGCACGAAGACGAAGCCCACCACGGAGTCGAAGTAGGGCTCGGCGGCGCGGGTGCCGGAGAGGGTGATCGCGGCCGAGTAGCCCCAGGTGGCGAGGGCGCCGAGGGCGATGGGGACGTCCATGGTCGGGCGCCGGCCCCGCAGCGAGGCCCACGCCCCGCGCAGGAACGGCCAGCCGGCGTAGAACACCGTCGGTGTCGCCAGCGCCAGCCCCACCCAGTGGAAGAGGTCGCGGAACTCGCCCTCGGCGGCGCCGGCGTAGAGGGCGATGGCGACCCACATCATGTTCATGGCGGCGAAGCCGGCGAAGCCGACGCGGTAGAGGAGGCGGCGCGCCTCGCGCCGCACCGCCCCCTCGGCGATCTCGGGGTCGTAGGGGACGGCGGCGTAGCCGAGGCCGGCGAGCCGGCCGAGCAGCGCCGAGAGACGGACGCGGCGGTTGTCCCAGGTCAGGTGCAGGCGCTTCTGGGCCAGGTTGACCTCCGCCTCCTCCACCCCGGGAACGGCGGCGAGCGCGTGCTCGATGAGCCACATGCAGGCGCTGCAGTGGATCCCCTCCACGAGCAGGTGGATGCTGCGCCGGGGCTGGCGGATGTCGGTGAAGGCCGCCTGGACCTCGTCGAGGTCGTAGGTCTCCAGATCCGGGCGCCGGGGCGGGGGCGGGGCGCCCGCGGCGGCGGGGCGGCGGCGGTAGTAGCCGTCGAGGCCGGCGGCGTGGATGGCCTGGGCCACGGCGCGGCAGCCGGCGCAGCAGAAGGCGCGGGGCGCGCCGCCGATCTCGGCCCGCCAGTCGGCGCCGGCGGGCACCGGCAGGCCGCAGTGGTAGCAGGCCTGCGCGGGGGCGGAGCGCGCCGCCTCGGCGGCCATCGCCTCAGCCCCCGCCGGCCAGCACCTCGATGCGGCGGGCCACGCGCACGATCCGGCCGCCCTGCTCGAGCTCGCCCACCAGGTCCCAGACCCCGGGCAGCGGGAAGCGCAGCTCCGCCCGATAGCGCCCGGCGGCGGTCTGGGTGAGGGGAAGGTCGAAGTCGGCGCGGGCGTCCGCGGGCCGGTAGGCATAGAGGTGGGCGCGGCTGGCCTGGAGGGGCAGCCCGCTGCCGTCGCGGGCGAGGAGGTGGACCGAGGCCGGCGCCCCCGCCCGCGGCTGCGCCGGCAGCGCGAGATCCAGGGACCAGCCGAGGGCGCGGGCCTCGCGCTCGGCGGCCAGGGTCTCGCCGTAGCGCTGGCCGCTCTCGTAGTAGTCCTTCTTCACCAGCCCCGGGTTGGTGCGCACGGCGAGGGTGATCATGACGCCGTTGGCGACGAGGATGGCGAGCACCACCCCGTACCAGGCGAGCACCCAGGGGTTCTTCCAGGCGGGTCCGCGGTCTCGACGTGTCGTCTCGCCCATGGCGCGTTCCTCAGGGCGCTGCGAAGATGCTCTCGCGCTCGGCGGTGTCGCCGCCGCCGAGGCGCCGGAGCCGGAAGCGGATCGGGCTCAGCCCCGAGGGGGCGGCGTCGCGGGGGGCGCGCACGAGCACCGTGAAGGCGGAGACGCGCCCGGGGGCGGCGGTCACCGGTCCCTCGATGCCTGCAAGCTCCAGGCCCGGGAGGCCCTCGACGGAGACCCCCAGGCGCGCCGGCTCCGGGAACTTGTTGAGGACCTTGAGGGTGTACTTGTTCTGGATCCGCCCGTCGCTCAACAGGACGTAGAGCGGCTGGCGCTCGTGCAGCACCTTGAGGTCGATGCCGCCGAGGCTGCTCAGGCCATAGAGGATCCCGGCGAGGGCGAAGGCGAGGGCGGTGCCGTAGATCCACACCGGCGGGCGGCGCCAGAAGGGCCGGACCGGGCGGCCCTCGATCTCGTCGAGGCAGGCGTAGCGGATCAGGCCCCGCGGGCGGCCCACCTTGTCCATGACCGCGTCGCAGGCGTCGATGCACAGGCCGCAGGTGATGCAGCCCTCCTGCTGCCCCTCGCGGATGTCCACCCCCATGGGGCAGACCGCCACGCACTGCTTGCAGTCGATGCAGTCGCCGCGTGCGCCGCCGTCGAGGGCCTCGCCCTTGCGCAGCCGGCCGCGCGGCTCGCCGCGGCGGAAGTCGTAGGTGGGCAGGATGGTCTGGCGGTCGTACATGATCCCCTGGAAGCGGGCGTAGGGGCAGAGCCAGAAGCAGACCTGCTCGCGCATGCGGCCGGCGAAGAGGTAGGTGAAGAAGGTGAAGACGCCCACCGCGGCCCACGCCACCGGGTGCGCCGACAGCGTCAGGTACTGCCGCCAGAGGGTGGGGGCGTCGCCGAACCAGAGGGTGAAGGTGATGCCGGTGAGGACGCCGATGGCGAGCCAGAGGGTGTGCTTGAGCAGCCGCAGGCCGATCTTGCGCGCGTCCCACGGGGCCTTCTCCAGGCGGCGGCGCGCCTGGGGCGGGCCGTCGATCCGCTCCTCGATCCAGGTGAAGACGTCGGTCCAGACGGTCTGGAAGCAGAAGTAGCCGCACCAGACGCGCCCGGCGACGTTGGTCACCACCGCGAGCAGGGTGGCGAAGAAGAGCAGGGTCAGGGTCAGGAGCCAGAAGTCCTGCGGCAGCACGGTGGCGCCGAAGATGTGGAACTGGCGGCGGGGGATGTCGAACATGACCGCCTGGCGCCCGTCCCAGCGCAGGTAGGGGCCGAGGAAGAAGATCAGCCAGACCGCGCTCGTCAGCCACTTGAGGCGGCGGAAGCGCCCCGGCATGCGCTTGGCGTGGATGACCTCGTCGCCGGTGTTGACGTGCCAGTGGACGGCCTCGGCGTAGAGGTCCGCGACCCCCTCGTGGTCGATCCCGCCCCCGCCCGGGGGCGCGGGGGGGGTGCTGCGTGCCGGCTCGGTCATGGTCCGACCTCTAGAACATTCGCATCTTCGAATGAAGCGTAGCGGAAAAAGGGGGGGCTTACAGCCCCCCGCCGCGGGGCGGTCAGTCGCCCGGCCCCTTGCGCATGAGGCTCGCGATGCGCCAGCCGAGGAAGCCGATGATGCCGATGGTGACGATCACCGCGACCGCCG carries:
- the ccoG gene encoding cytochrome c oxidase accessory protein CcoG gives rise to the protein MTEPARSTPPAPPGGGGIDHEGVADLYAEAVHWHVNTGDEVIHAKRMPGRFRRLKWLTSAVWLIFFLGPYLRWDGRQAVMFDIPRRQFHIFGATVLPQDFWLLTLTLLFFATLLAVVTNVAGRVWCGYFCFQTVWTDVFTWIEERIDGPPQARRRLEKAPWDARKIGLRLLKHTLWLAIGVLTGITFTLWFGDAPTLWRQYLTLSAHPVAWAAVGVFTFFTYLFAGRMREQVCFWLCPYARFQGIMYDRQTILPTYDFRRGEPRGRLRKGEALDGGARGDCIDCKQCVAVCPMGVDIREGQQEGCITCGLCIDACDAVMDKVGRPRGLIRYACLDEIEGRPVRPFWRRPPVWIYGTALAFALAGILYGLSSLGGIDLKVLHERQPLYVLLSDGRIQNKYTLKVLNKFPEPARLGVSVEGLPGLELAGIEGPVTAAPGRVSAFTVLVRAPRDAAPSGLSPIRFRLRRLGGGDTAERESIFAAP
- a CDS encoding FixH family protein, with product MGETTRRDRGPAWKNPWVLAWYGVVLAILVANGVMITLAVRTNPGLVKKDYYESGQRYGETLAAEREARALGWSLDLALPAQPRAGAPASVHLLARDGSGLPLQASRAHLYAYRPADARADFDLPLTQTAAGRYRAELRFPLPGVWDLVGELEQGGRIVRVARRIEVLAGGG